From the candidate division WOR-3 bacterium genome, one window contains:
- a CDS encoding metallophosphoesterase, with product MQLGIIADTHDNLDKVRQAVALFNRIGINQLIHCGDIVAPFVLKEFGQLRSPLVLIYGNCDGDRNALAEVANKLGFRIQLSPLSLQFGSKTVVVTHEPTDDLPDCDFYIHGHTHRVRYEPGKPVIINPGEACGWLTGRSTAAVLDIEKTKVEFFDL from the coding sequence ATGCAATTGGGAATTATTGCTGATACGCATGACAATCTTGATAAGGTCCGTCAAGCGGTAGCACTGTTCAACCGAATTGGAATTAATCAGCTAATCCACTGCGGGGACATTGTTGCCCCATTTGTTCTTAAGGAATTTGGACAGCTAAGATCACCACTGGTACTTATATATGGTAACTGTGACGGTGACCGCAATGCGCTGGCAGAGGTGGCGAATAAACTCGGCTTCAGGATTCAGCTATCCCCTCTTTCCTTGCAGTTTGGCAGTAAGACGGTGGTGGTTACCCATGAACCGACTGATGACTTACCTGATTGCGATTTTTATATTCACGGACACACCCATCGGGTCAGATATGAGCCCGGTAAACCAGTAATTATCAACCCAGGTGAGGCATGTGGGTGGCTTACTGGGAGAAGCACTGCGGCAGTTCTCGATATCGAGAAAACCAAGGTTGAATTTTTTGACCTGTAA
- the rsmI gene encoding 16S rRNA (cytidine(1402)-2'-O)-methyltransferase, whose product MKPAPGLYIVSTPIGNLGDITQRALETLANVDGIVCEDTRRTGLLLRHFRIQNRLISYHEYNKLRRTPEILELLSRGQAIALVSDAGTPGISDPGFYLIRAAIEKGFRIIPVPGASALLAALVVSGLPSDRFAFEGFLPKRAGRRRKRLLALAQEERTMVFCESARRVKRFLSEAKELWGDRKAVVCRELTKKFEEVLRGSVSQLLEQLAERELKGEVMVVIAGYEKRD is encoded by the coding sequence GTGAAACCTGCACCTGGTCTCTATATCGTTTCCACTCCCATAGGTAATCTTGGGGATATCACGCAGCGGGCTTTGGAAACCCTTGCCAATGTTGACGGCATCGTCTGTGAAGATACCCGTCGTACCGGTCTGCTTTTGAGACATTTCCGAATTCAAAACCGCTTGATTTCCTATCACGAATACAACAAGCTCCGTCGGACTCCGGAGATTCTTGAACTTTTGTCAAGAGGTCAGGCAATTGCGCTGGTAAGTGATGCGGGAACACCTGGTATCTCTGACCCCGGTTTTTATCTGATCAGGGCAGCAATTGAGAAGGGATTCAGAATAATACCGGTTCCCGGTGCATCGGCGTTATTGGCAGCACTGGTAGTTTCAGGACTGCCTTCGGACAGGTTCGCTTTTGAAGGATTTTTACCCAAGCGCGCAGGTAGAAGGCGAAAGCGCTTGTTGGCGCTTGCCCAAGAGGAAAGGACGATGGTTTTCTGTGAATCGGCGCGGCGGGTTAAGCGCTTCCTCAGCGAGGCAAAAGAACTGTGGGGAGACCGAAAGGCGGTTGTTTGTCGGGAGTTAACGAAGAAATTTGAGGAGGTGTTGCGCGGTTCGGTGTCGCAATTACTTGAGCAGCTGGCAGAAAGAGAATTGAAGGGTGAGGTGATGGTGGTTATCGCTGGGTATGAGAAAAGAGACTAA